A genomic stretch from Shewanella sediminis HAW-EB3 includes:
- the priA gene encoding primosomal protein N', producing MPLFVEVALPVPMRQAFSYKVPDSISTLPKKGMRVKVPFGRQQLIGLVTGISDTCNLAPQQIKSIFELLDDEPLLPDSLYKLTAWAARYYFCSLGQMLSQAIPVALRKGAEISSNTTTFWHLTQSGRSASLDTLKRAPAQKKVMEHLLKGELTQDEISSLALSKSALKALNERAWITQDERVNSIDLSWREKLELDEDPLTLNPEQAIAVATLNQQTGYHCTLLEGITGSGKTEVYLALLESVLSKGKQALILVPEIGLTPQTISRFKSRFKVQVAVIHSGLTDNQRLAAWQQAKTGEAAIIIGTRSALFTPMAFPGVIILDEEHDSSFKQQEGVGYHARDLAVMRGHLEKIPVLLGTATPSLESLQNALSGRYKHLELGQRAGNAEKVRQGIIDISNQPLNTGLSHALLNEMRIHLDAGNQVLLFLNRRGFAPALLCHECGHLHECDRCDAFFTVHQSLGEIRCHHCGNHYAIPKQCHNCGSTMLMGQGVGTEQLANILEKEFPKYPVVRIDRDTTSRKGALEAHLNAIHKGEYKILVGTQMLAKGHHFPDVTLVGLLDVDGALFSADFRAPERFGQLYTQVSGRAGRARKPGTVLMQTHQADNPVLRELMHKGYGEFARGQLNERKQALLPPAWHMLLIRAEAHQALDADNFLSQVAELLPQNEESEVIGPMPAPMDKKAGKYRRHLIFQTKSRNQLQHAFEHALPQIESLPLAKRCRWSLDRDPQDLL from the coding sequence ATGCCCTTGTTTGTCGAGGTTGCCTTGCCTGTGCCTATGCGGCAAGCCTTCAGTTATAAAGTACCAGATTCCATTTCAACCCTTCCTAAAAAAGGGATGAGAGTTAAAGTACCCTTTGGTCGTCAGCAATTAATCGGTTTGGTCACGGGCATTTCCGATACCTGTAACTTAGCACCTCAGCAGATAAAATCTATCTTTGAGCTGTTAGATGATGAACCACTACTACCTGATTCACTTTATAAACTAACCGCTTGGGCTGCAAGATATTACTTTTGTAGCTTAGGTCAAATGCTCTCGCAAGCCATCCCGGTCGCTTTGCGTAAGGGAGCAGAGATCTCATCAAACACCACCACTTTCTGGCATCTGACCCAGTCTGGCAGATCTGCATCACTCGATACCTTGAAGCGCGCTCCCGCACAGAAAAAAGTCATGGAGCACCTGCTCAAGGGCGAGCTAACTCAAGATGAAATATCCAGCTTAGCCCTGAGTAAGTCGGCGTTAAAAGCCCTTAATGAGAGAGCGTGGATAACCCAGGATGAACGGGTCAACTCTATCGATCTTTCCTGGCGAGAGAAACTCGAGCTCGATGAAGACCCCTTAACGCTAAATCCGGAACAAGCCATTGCAGTGGCCACGCTCAACCAACAAACCGGTTATCACTGCACTTTACTCGAAGGTATTACAGGTTCGGGTAAGACAGAGGTCTACCTGGCCCTGCTGGAGTCGGTTCTCAGCAAGGGGAAACAGGCACTGATCTTAGTACCCGAGATAGGCTTAACGCCACAAACGATCAGCCGCTTCAAGAGCCGATTCAAGGTGCAGGTCGCCGTTATTCATTCAGGACTAACCGATAATCAAAGATTAGCGGCATGGCAACAGGCAAAAACCGGCGAGGCGGCGATCATTATCGGCACACGCTCGGCCCTGTTTACGCCTATGGCTTTTCCGGGAGTGATAATCCTGGATGAAGAGCATGACTCCAGCTTCAAGCAACAGGAGGGCGTCGGTTACCATGCCCGGGATCTCGCAGTGATGCGGGGTCATTTAGAAAAAATCCCTGTGCTACTCGGTACGGCGACCCCCTCCCTCGAAAGCCTGCAAAATGCACTCAGCGGCCGTTACAAACACTTAGAGCTGGGGCAAAGAGCAGGTAATGCTGAGAAAGTGCGCCAGGGCATCATAGATATCAGCAATCAGCCCCTGAATACCGGGCTTTCCCATGCGCTGCTGAACGAGATGCGTATTCATCTCGACGCGGGTAACCAGGTACTCCTGTTTCTGAACCGAAGAGGCTTCGCTCCGGCACTACTCTGTCACGAGTGTGGTCACCTCCATGAGTGTGACCGATGTGATGCTTTTTTCACTGTACATCAGTCACTGGGCGAGATCCGTTGCCATCACTGCGGTAATCATTACGCCATTCCAAAACAGTGCCATAACTGTGGCAGTACCATGTTGATGGGACAAGGCGTTGGCACAGAGCAACTGGCTAATATTCTGGAGAAAGAGTTCCCGAAATATCCTGTGGTTCGAATCGATCGCGATACCACAAGTAGAAAGGGCGCCCTCGAAGCACATCTCAACGCTATCCATAAAGGCGAGTATAAGATCCTGGTCGGCACGCAAATGCTGGCAAAAGGGCATCACTTCCCCGATGTGACTCTGGTCGGTTTATTAGATGTCGATGGCGCCCTGTTCAGTGCCGACTTCAGGGCACCCGAACGATTCGGCCAACTTTATACCCAGGTATCGGGCCGTGCGGGAAGAGCCAGAAAACCGGGTACCGTGCTGATGCAAACTCATCAAGCCGATAACCCTGTATTACGGGAACTAATGCATAAAGGCTATGGCGAATTTGCCCGTGGTCAACTCAATGAACGTAAGCAAGCCTTGCTGCCACCGGCCTGGCATATGCTGCTTATCCGCGCCGAGGCACATCAGGCCTTAGATGCCGATAACTTTTTATCCCAAGTCGCCGAACTCTTACCGCAGAACGAGGAGAGTGAAGTCATTGGTCCTATGCCCGCTCCTATGGATAAAAAAGCGGGTAAATACCGCCGACATCTTATTTTTCAGACCAAGTCGCGCAATCAATTACAGCATGCATTCGAACATGCCTTGCCACAGATAGAGTCTCTGCCTTTGGCGAAACGCTGTCGATGGAGCTTAGATAGAGACCCACAAGATCTGCTCTAA
- the rpmE gene encoding 50S ribosomal protein L31 → MKADIHPAYAEITATCTCGNVIKVNSTAGKALHLDVCGACHPFYTGTQKIVDTGGRIDKFNKRFGALGKK, encoded by the coding sequence ATGAAAGCAGATATCCATCCAGCATATGCAGAAATCACTGCAACTTGTACTTGTGGTAACGTAATTAAAGTAAATTCAACTGCAGGTAAAGCTCTGCACTTGGACGTATGTGGTGCATGTCACCCATTCTACACTGGTACACAGAAAATTGTGGACACTGGTGGACGTATCGACAAGTTCAACAAGCGCTTCGGTGCTCTTGGTAAGAAGTAA
- a CDS encoding thermonuclease family protein, which produces MNTFQLPSSSMLLTNLFFLTLALTILPTTQAAQAKITQQEGQVLNDGVTSALCAPTHYDEQVELKYVNDGDTITLKDGRLVRLIGVDSPELDFKSPELSEPYAKEARHFLQKELKPGQILNLSFDQKRLDPYGRTLAYVYTENGEHLQELLLSQGFAKTRVYQNDYFWQCLNQVELTARDKELGLWSHPDYRAKTVDELGRSDRNRWGEVKGVVTGYERKGQYLWLILDEKFYVGIPRAESGKFSNILNLNLLESPVIVRGSLYYSYKKWQLISSHPSQISLQNRP; this is translated from the coding sequence ATGAATACATTTCAATTGCCGTCTTCCTCAATGCTACTGACTAATCTTTTTTTTCTGACCCTTGCCCTCACTATTCTACCGACGACTCAAGCTGCGCAAGCAAAGATAACTCAACAAGAGGGCCAAGTGCTAAATGACGGGGTGACGTCCGCCTTATGTGCTCCCACGCATTATGATGAGCAGGTTGAGCTTAAATACGTTAATGATGGCGATACCATCACCCTGAAAGATGGGCGTCTGGTACGGCTGATTGGTGTCGATTCGCCGGAGCTCGATTTTAAATCACCTGAACTGTCAGAACCATACGCAAAAGAAGCGCGACATTTTTTACAGAAAGAGCTCAAACCTGGTCAGATATTAAACTTGTCCTTCGATCAAAAGAGGCTGGATCCCTATGGTCGTACTTTGGCCTATGTTTATACTGAAAACGGCGAGCATCTTCAGGAGCTTCTATTAAGCCAAGGTTTCGCTAAGACTCGTGTTTATCAGAATGATTATTTTTGGCAGTGTTTAAACCAAGTCGAGTTAACTGCCAGAGATAAGGAACTGGGGTTATGGTCACATCCAGACTATCGCGCCAAAACGGTTGACGAGTTAGGCAGGAGCGACCGTAATCGATGGGGTGAGGTCAAAGGGGTCGTTACCGGATATGAAAGAAAAGGCCAGTATTTGTGGCTCATTTTAGATGAAAAGTTCTATGTTGGTATACCTAGAGCCGAATCTGGTAAATTTAGCAACATTTTGAACCTTAACCTGCTTGAAAGCCCAGTAATTGTCCGTGGTTCGTTGTATTATTCCTACAAAAAGTGGCAGTTGATCAGTAGTCATCCCTCGCAGATAAGTTTGCAAAATAGACCTTAG
- a CDS encoding malic enzyme-like NAD(P)-binding protein → MSDLRQQALDYHEFPVAGKTAVCLTKPAETSMDLALAYSPGVAEPVREIAANPDDAYRYTAKGNTVAVISNGTAILGLGNLGPLASKPVMEGKALLFKHFANIDATDIEVKHRTAEEFINTVEAIADTFGGINLEDIKAPECFEIEKALIERCNVPVFHDDQHGTAIVTAAGMINALEIQGKEIDKAIFVCMGAGAAAIACMTMLVKCGVQRENVYMLDRKGVIHTRREDINEYKALFANNTDKRTLQEVIKGADAFLGLSGPDVLAAEDVALMADKPVIFACSNPDPEIRPEIAHDVRKDLIMGTGRSDYPNQVNNVLCFPFIFRGALDVRASRINDEMKIAAVNAIAALAREEVPASVLAAYPNVSELSFGPDYVIPKPMDPRLLSNVAKAVAQAAIDSGVAAIETLPDNYML, encoded by the coding sequence ATGTCAGATCTTCGTCAACAAGCCCTCGATTATCATGAATTCCCAGTAGCAGGTAAAACCGCTGTTTGCCTGACTAAACCAGCAGAAACCAGTATGGATCTCGCACTTGCGTATAGCCCGGGTGTTGCAGAGCCTGTACGTGAAATCGCTGCTAATCCTGATGATGCTTATCGTTATACGGCGAAGGGCAATACCGTCGCTGTTATCTCAAATGGTACCGCCATTTTGGGACTAGGCAATCTGGGGCCATTAGCTTCTAAGCCGGTTATGGAAGGCAAGGCGTTGCTATTTAAGCATTTTGCTAATATTGATGCGACTGACATCGAAGTTAAACATCGTACAGCCGAAGAGTTTATTAATACCGTTGAAGCCATTGCCGATACATTTGGTGGTATTAACCTTGAAGATATCAAAGCCCCTGAGTGTTTCGAAATTGAGAAGGCTTTGATCGAGCGTTGCAATGTACCTGTGTTCCACGATGATCAACACGGTACGGCCATCGTTACCGCGGCGGGTATGATCAACGCGCTTGAAATCCAAGGCAAAGAGATAGATAAGGCAATCTTTGTCTGTATGGGGGCCGGGGCTGCGGCTATCGCGTGTATGACAATGCTGGTTAAGTGTGGCGTTCAGCGTGAAAATGTCTATATGCTTGACAGGAAAGGGGTTATTCACACCCGTCGTGAAGATATCAATGAATATAAGGCATTGTTTGCCAACAATACTGATAAGCGTACCCTGCAAGAAGTCATTAAAGGCGCCGATGCGTTCTTAGGCCTGTCGGGCCCGGATGTGCTTGCTGCCGAAGATGTTGCTTTAATGGCGGATAAACCGGTTATCTTTGCTTGTTCAAATCCGGATCCTGAGATTAGACCCGAGATAGCACATGATGTTCGTAAGGACTTGATCATGGGCACAGGTCGTAGCGATTACCCTAACCAAGTCAACAATGTACTTTGTTTCCCATTCATTTTCCGTGGTGCTTTAGATGTTAGGGCTTCGAGAATTAACGATGAGATGAAGATTGCAGCGGTTAATGCCATTGCGGCACTCGCCAGAGAGGAAGTCCCGGCTTCGGTCTTAGCGGCTTATCCGAATGTCAGTGAATTAAGCTTTGGTCCAGATTATGTGATCCCTAAACCAATGGATCCACGCTTGCTGTCTAATGTCGCTAAAGCTGTGGCCCAGGCTGCTATCGATTCCGGTGTCGCTGCCATCGAAACTTTGCCGGATAATTACATGCTTTAA
- the csrD gene encoding RNase E specificity factor CsrD produces the protein MKLTQILTRKLTGFWLLSLAAVAFIFLLTALVSFTQLTYKFQQQKVSEIESMLVHHYEHDSNSALSSWLPSILTAYKASKFQLLENGQPIYEYQTDDAGKGHVTYESVLIEERHLKLSMTLPQPFQMYDLSWYELLILSGGIISVAFFVRFGHQWLSVQLVGIEDLAARSKLILNNEYEQALAEKGHGKPRMINRALTHMLLELDDAQKQRARFDQFIRSNTFLDPETGIGNRLFLKNRLDALSNARGMMAPGVMFLLEMEDLDLLQQELADESIEALLLQTINDINQILDTQANSIFARRSYNQFAIVVPQISLKDAEKLAVKLLKVCLSQALPATQNSDDFYHIGVAYFKVGETKEQLLDESERALRAAQFQGASGWFMYDKGAVDEEFAKGSVRWRSFLEYALVNRRLVVFSQPVVDSDMETHHLEISSRIRDNQDNLIRATLYIPMAIKCGLTPQFERQVIETVLFDLLSDRSDTTTRYSVNLSLDTLLSRAFIRWLKTTLLEYRHLTSRLIFEVNEDIVVHHREQLKDRLDMIRKMGASLCVDRVGQEVVSTQYIKECHFDLIKLHRSIVRQIHLRQENQLFVRSLIGGLYRTDVQVFADGIESFEEWQTLKILGVSAGQGSIFSDPIEEV, from the coding sequence ATGAAACTAACACAAATTTTAACCAGAAAACTCACGGGGTTTTGGCTACTGTCTCTTGCCGCAGTGGCTTTTATATTCCTGCTTACCGCCTTGGTCAGTTTTACACAGCTGACCTATAAGTTTCAGCAACAAAAAGTGTCAGAGATTGAGTCTATGCTTGTGCATCATTACGAGCACGACAGTAACAGCGCTCTATCCTCCTGGCTTCCCTCTATTTTGACTGCCTATAAGGCATCAAAATTTCAACTGCTGGAAAATGGTCAACCTATATATGAGTATCAAACTGATGATGCTGGTAAAGGCCATGTTACTTACGAGAGCGTGCTGATCGAAGAGCGGCATCTTAAGCTCTCCATGACGCTCCCACAGCCGTTTCAAATGTATGATTTAAGTTGGTATGAACTCCTTATCCTGTCTGGCGGCATCATATCGGTGGCATTTTTTGTTCGATTTGGACATCAATGGTTGTCAGTTCAGCTCGTGGGGATCGAAGATCTGGCGGCTCGAAGTAAGCTTATTTTGAACAATGAATATGAGCAGGCACTCGCCGAGAAAGGGCATGGTAAGCCCAGGATGATTAACCGAGCCTTGACTCATATGCTGCTCGAACTCGATGATGCCCAAAAGCAGCGGGCGAGGTTCGATCAGTTTATTCGTTCAAATACGTTTCTCGATCCTGAAACCGGAATTGGTAACCGACTATTTTTGAAGAATCGCTTAGACGCACTGAGTAATGCTCGTGGAATGATGGCTCCCGGAGTGATGTTTCTTTTGGAGATGGAAGATCTCGATCTCCTGCAGCAGGAGTTAGCCGACGAGTCGATAGAGGCTCTGCTGCTACAGACCATCAATGATATTAATCAGATATTAGATACTCAGGCTAACAGTATATTTGCCCGACGCTCATATAATCAGTTCGCCATTGTTGTGCCACAGATCTCCTTGAAAGACGCCGAGAAATTAGCGGTAAAACTGCTTAAGGTATGTTTGAGTCAAGCATTACCGGCAACACAAAATAGTGATGATTTCTATCATATTGGTGTCGCCTATTTTAAGGTGGGTGAGACTAAAGAGCAGTTGCTGGATGAGTCTGAGCGGGCACTGAGAGCGGCTCAATTTCAAGGAGCCAGTGGTTGGTTTATGTATGATAAAGGGGCCGTGGACGAAGAGTTTGCCAAGGGCTCCGTTCGTTGGCGAAGCTTCCTCGAATATGCCCTGGTTAATCGGCGGCTGGTCGTTTTTTCTCAGCCAGTAGTTGATAGTGATATGGAGACGCATCATCTCGAAATTTCGAGTCGTATCCGTGATAATCAAGACAACCTAATCAGGGCGACCCTCTATATTCCTATGGCTATTAAGTGTGGTCTAACGCCTCAGTTTGAGAGGCAGGTGATCGAGACCGTGCTGTTTGATCTGCTCAGTGACCGCAGCGACACCACCACAAGATACAGTGTGAATTTGAGTCTGGATACCTTGCTAAGCCGCGCCTTTATCCGCTGGCTTAAAACCACCTTGCTGGAATATCGACACCTGACCTCCAGACTGATATTCGAAGTCAATGAAGACATCGTCGTTCATCATAGAGAGCAGCTAAAAGATCGTCTGGATATGATCAGAAAGATGGGGGCAAGCCTCTGTGTCGATCGGGTAGGGCAAGAGGTGGTGAGCACTCAATATATCAAAGAGTGTCATTTCGACCTGATCAAACTTCATCGTTCAATCGTTCGTCAGATTCATTTAAGGCAAGAAAATCAACTGTTTGTTCGTAGTCTGATTGGAGGGTTATACCGCACCGATGTTCAGGTTTTTGCCGATGGCATCGAATCATTTGAGGAGTGGCAAACCTTGAAAATCCTGGGGGTGAGCGCGGGGCAAGGGAGCATCTTCAGCGACCCTATTGAAGAGGTCTAG
- a CDS encoding PilN domain-containing protein — protein MTMKTRVNLFSASLLPPELRLSFNHLTLVLLVLVGLFTIAIGGSYALVSALETDKAELNKQKRNLDNQKQDLETALANRAPDSALVDEVDLLSQQVELKRMLLGELSQREALTSHGYSPLMKDLARVANSNIWLSRIQVDNNSFIFEGFSSAPHSVPLWVDRLKLTDTLKGHAFASMTMSRGEGKPLAFTLTSKAGDSVENNQ, from the coding sequence ATGACGATGAAGACCAGGGTTAACCTCTTTTCTGCTTCACTTTTGCCACCGGAGCTGAGGTTATCATTCAATCACCTTACTCTGGTGTTGTTGGTTTTGGTTGGCCTGTTCACCATAGCCATAGGCGGAAGTTATGCGTTAGTCTCGGCTCTGGAAACCGACAAAGCAGAGTTGAATAAGCAAAAGCGTAACCTGGACAATCAGAAGCAAGATCTTGAGACTGCGCTGGCCAATCGGGCACCGGATTCGGCCCTTGTCGATGAAGTCGATCTTCTGTCTCAACAGGTGGAGCTGAAACGTATGCTACTCGGAGAGTTGAGTCAAAGAGAAGCATTGACCAGTCATGGTTATTCGCCTCTGATGAAAGATCTCGCTCGCGTTGCCAATAGCAATATTTGGCTCAGCAGAATCCAGGTCGATAATAATAGCTTTATTTTCGAAGGTTTTAGCTCCGCGCCTCACAGCGTACCACTTTGGGTCGATCGCCTGAAATTAACTGACACGCTCAAGGGGCATGCATTTGCTTCGATGACGATGAGTCGTGGAGAGGGCAAGCCATTAGCATTTACCCTGACCAGCAAAGCGGGCGATAGTGTGGAGAATAATCAATGA
- the pilO gene encoding type 4a pilus biogenesis protein PilO yields the protein MKQRWQALGERFDLLSQRERVMVATAAVVVIGMLCYLPLESLLLKYNALSKQITAITAENKISLQQIELYEQRLAQDPNDEYNNRLQVLKQQSADLDDQLSFQMVDMIPADHMPTLLSQLLGKVTGIKLQEFKSIAPTPLLALDDEKKTNLYSHGIRLTLEGDYFSLLKFIEAVESMPNKLYWKQMDYKVEEYPGANVVLELYTISVNKDFISVAN from the coding sequence ATGAAGCAGAGATGGCAAGCATTAGGTGAGCGCTTCGATCTGTTGAGTCAACGTGAAAGGGTGATGGTAGCAACGGCTGCTGTCGTCGTAATCGGTATGCTTTGCTACCTGCCGCTCGAGTCTCTATTACTGAAATATAACGCCCTCTCTAAACAGATAACGGCGATCACTGCCGAAAATAAAATATCGCTGCAACAGATCGAGCTATATGAGCAACGCTTAGCTCAAGATCCCAATGATGAGTACAATAACCGCCTTCAGGTTCTCAAGCAGCAGAGTGCAGATCTCGACGATCAGCTGTCATTTCAGATGGTCGATATGATCCCTGCGGATCATATGCCTACCCTGTTGAGTCAGTTGTTAGGCAAGGTAACTGGTATAAAGTTGCAGGAGTTTAAGTCTATTGCACCGACTCCGCTCCTGGCTCTCGATGATGAGAAGAAAACGAATCTATATAGCCATGGTATCCGCCTCACATTAGAGGGGGATTATTTCTCATTGCTAAAGTTTATCGAAGCCGTTGAAAGTATGCCCAATAAGCTCTACTGGAAACAGATGGATTACAAGGTTGAAGAGTATCCTGGCGCTAATGTCGTTTTGGAACTTTACACCATAAGTGTCAATAAGGACTTCATCAGTGTTGCAAATTAA
- the mshL gene encoding pilus (MSHA type) biogenesis protein MshL, with the protein MRAINIITPLIALLLAACQTTDRPQPIESKQVLSDSVQAEQNRTTTPPPAVMPDAIQKELASKELLSGLSPVLRTERRFDVSANDVDAKVFFPSLVQGSPLSVAVHPGVSGTISLSLKGVTLSEALQVVEDIYGYEVSREGRILRIFPSGMRTETFPLNYLYMERQGLSLTSVNSGRISDSNDSNSSGSNNSNNSSNNSNSNSSNNNSDSNGNNSSNDTTNGTFIRSTTKTDFWGELEKTLVSIVGSTGGGRQVVVTPQAGLVTVRGYPNELRQVRTFLQTAETHLQRQVILEAKILEVTLSDGYQQGIQWDNVLGHVGSTDITFGTSENTEGLGDLITNAIGGVTSLSVKGSNFNTMINLLDTQGDVDVLSSPRVTASNNQKAVIKVGTDEYFVTDVSSTTVAGTTPVTTPEVELTPFFSGIALDVTPQIDGEGNILLHIHPSVIDIKEQTKVIKISGSSLELPLAQSDIRESDTVIKAKTGDVVVIGGLMKSENIEVESKVPLLGDIPLVGELFTNRSKSLKKTELVILLKPTVVGADTWRKELQKSKALLDRWYPEEDENGQGQ; encoded by the coding sequence ATGAGAGCGATTAACATTATTACGCCTCTGATAGCGCTTTTGTTGGCAGCCTGCCAAACAACGGACAGGCCACAGCCGATAGAATCGAAGCAAGTTTTGTCTGATTCGGTACAAGCTGAGCAGAACAGAACCACGACACCACCTCCTGCTGTTATGCCCGATGCGATTCAAAAAGAGTTGGCATCGAAAGAGCTACTCAGTGGTTTGTCTCCGGTATTGAGAACCGAACGTCGTTTCGATGTATCGGCTAATGATGTCGATGCAAAGGTCTTTTTCCCAAGTCTGGTGCAAGGTTCTCCCTTGAGTGTTGCCGTTCACCCGGGCGTGTCCGGGACGATTTCACTCTCGTTGAAGGGGGTCACGCTCAGTGAGGCGCTTCAGGTAGTGGAAGATATCTATGGCTACGAAGTCAGCCGCGAAGGCCGAATTTTACGCATTTTCCCATCGGGCATGCGCACCGAAACATTTCCGCTAAACTACCTGTATATGGAGCGTCAGGGACTGTCGTTGACCTCGGTCAACTCGGGTCGTATATCCGATAGTAACGACTCAAATTCGAGTGGCAGCAACAATAGCAATAACAGTAGCAATAACAGCAACAGTAACTCCTCGAATAATAACTCCGACTCGAATGGCAATAATAGTAGTAATGATACGACCAACGGCACATTCATTCGCTCTACGACAAAGACCGACTTCTGGGGAGAGTTAGAGAAAACTCTGGTCTCTATTGTGGGCAGCACTGGTGGCGGACGTCAGGTGGTGGTAACGCCGCAAGCTGGCTTAGTGACGGTTCGTGGTTATCCTAACGAATTAAGACAGGTGCGTACCTTCCTACAAACGGCTGAAACTCATCTTCAGCGTCAGGTCATCCTGGAAGCGAAGATTTTAGAGGTGACGCTTTCTGATGGTTATCAACAAGGGATCCAATGGGATAACGTTCTCGGTCATGTGGGGAGTACCGATATCACCTTCGGCACAAGCGAGAACACTGAAGGGCTGGGCGATTTAATCACCAATGCCATCGGCGGTGTGACCTCATTAAGCGTTAAGGGTTCAAACTTCAATACTATGATCAACCTGCTCGATACTCAGGGCGATGTCGATGTACTTTCGAGCCCCAGGGTAACGGCTTCAAATAACCAAAAAGCGGTGATAAAAGTCGGTACAGATGAATACTTCGTGACTGATGTGTCATCGACGACCGTTGCCGGTACCACTCCGGTGACGACACCTGAGGTTGAATTAACACCATTTTTCTCTGGCATTGCACTGGATGTGACCCCACAAATTGATGGTGAAGGTAATATCTTATTGCATATCCACCCCTCGGTTATCGATATCAAAGAGCAGACGAAGGTGATTAAAATATCGGGCAGTTCTCTTGAGCTACCTTTGGCTCAGAGTGATATTCGTGAATCTGACACTGTGATTAAAGCCAAAACCGGTGATGTGGTGGTTATCGGCGGTCTGATGAAGAGCGAGAACATAGAGGTTGAATCTAAGGTGCCACTCCTTGGTGATATTCCTCTGGTTGGCGAACTGTTCACCAATAGGTCAAAATCACTTAAGAAAACGGAACTTGTGATCTTACTTAAGCCAACCGTTGTCGGCGCCGATACCTGGAGAAAAGAGTTACAAAAATCCAAGGCACTATTGGATCGTTGGTATCCGGAAGAAGATGAAAACGGACAAGGGCAGTAA
- a CDS encoding ExeA family protein, whose product MYLQHFGLAETPFSLTPNTEFFFGLAPHVEALQVLQTALQTGEGFIKVTGEVGTGKTLICRKLINELPKRFHCAYLPNPYLSPAELRWAVALELGLKYSADIDQMQLTGLIQQQLLALCAHGHSIVLVLDEAQALPDESLEALRLFTNLETESRKLLQVVLFAQPELDQRLSLHNFRQLRQRITFSYCLRALTLDEAEAYVQHRLSVAGRVGKPLFSHRDTRLLAKASKGIPRLINILAHKALLLSFGEGSHQIEYRHVKAAIVDTEDTKLGFQTNWLWFMGFGMMSMLAGAGLHLFYGGVS is encoded by the coding sequence TTGTATCTGCAACACTTCGGGCTGGCGGAAACCCCGTTTTCGCTGACGCCCAATACCGAATTTTTCTTCGGATTAGCGCCTCATGTTGAGGCGTTACAGGTTCTTCAAACTGCACTGCAAACCGGTGAAGGCTTCATTAAAGTTACCGGTGAGGTGGGGACGGGTAAAACCCTCATCTGTCGAAAATTAATCAATGAACTTCCCAAACGATTTCATTGTGCCTATCTGCCCAACCCCTATCTCTCTCCTGCAGAACTCAGATGGGCAGTAGCCCTCGAATTGGGGCTTAAATATTCTGCCGATATCGACCAGATGCAACTTACCGGGCTGATACAGCAACAGTTATTGGCTCTGTGTGCCCATGGTCACTCCATCGTATTAGTGCTCGATGAAGCGCAAGCCCTGCCCGATGAGAGTCTCGAGGCATTGCGCCTCTTTACCAACTTAGAGACCGAGAGCCGCAAGCTATTGCAGGTGGTGCTGTTTGCCCAGCCTGAGTTAGATCAGAGGCTGAGCTTGCACAACTTCCGACAACTAAGACAAAGAATTACGTTTAGTTACTGCCTGAGAGCCTTGACCTTAGATGAAGCCGAAGCCTATGTGCAGCACCGCCTGTCGGTTGCCGGAAGAGTGGGTAAGCCCTTGTTTTCCCATAGGGACACACGCCTGCTGGCTAAGGCATCTAAAGGGATCCCAAGATTGATTAATATTTTGGCTCATAAAGCACTATTGCTCAGCTTCGGAGAGGGGTCACACCAGATCGAATATCGACACGTGAAGGCTGCAATTGTAGATACAGAGGATACGAAACTGGGTTTTCAAACTAACTGGTTATGGTTCATGGGATTTGGCATGATGTCAATGTTAGCGGGTGCTGGCCTTCATCTGTTTTATGGAGGCGTATCATGA